A genomic region of Macrobrachium nipponense isolate FS-2020 chromosome 40, ASM1510439v2, whole genome shotgun sequence contains the following coding sequences:
- the LOC135212164 gene encoding nascent polypeptide-associated complex subunit alpha, muscle-specific form-like isoform X2, with amino-acid sequence MRAMTDLDTSAAVVWPKWCYSSNQGESEGAQDLALNNNNTPITKDKEHAAAAAAANAAAAAAYGAKGRKKIRREVPNGIRPEEKMHSDSTNDVKSERLSPDPGSDAPTAAHATPSPSVSPKSPASHRTRTPSFPGTPPNPAFTPPAALPTAYDRFSPAALGGVGGVGGLPGGPGAIKQMESLMNRNCSDLMRSLAAKYNNSNPNDYFSSPNNGFLRSPLGGLTGFKPGSAPFLGVPAPPTSSGPVKDTADKKVDNVPVSTTSAPGGMPPMPHPGAPPMFPGTGIPGFPAFPLVEISSSQVLLNMVRNASAAQQSQLENYLRGAMKRPADAPTSPLDLSASVTTKRPRTDPPKSFDVKTLFGLQQEEEKKTEPKSHTTTTTRSPTPPKPRPTPSPGNHKSPTPCSDKNCPSLETIGHWTVDDVCSFVASIELCSEYAEAFREQRIDGSALPLLTEEHLTSSINMKLGPALKLRSVLARRLGACNVCLHCDHCHTQTQERRPGSASSGQ; translated from the exons GCAACCAAGGAGAGAGTGAGGGCGCCCAGGACCTGgctctcaacaacaacaacacgccCATCACTAAAGACAAAGAACACGCTGCGGCTGCAGCTGCCGCCAACGCCGCCGCCGCCGCAGCGTACGGAGCCAAGGGCCGGAAGAAGATCCGAAGGGAGGTGCCGAACGGCATCCGACCGGAGGAGAAGATGCACTCGGACTCCACGAACGACGTCAAATCGGAAAGACTGTCACCTGACCCGGGGAGCGACGCCCCCACCGCTGCCCATGCGACTCCGAGCCCGTCGGTGTCCCCCAAGTCGCCCGCCTCTCACCGCACCCGAACCCCGTCGTTCCCTGGCACGCCCCCAAATCCAGCCTTTACACCACCTGCCGCCCTCCCTACCGCCTACGACCGATTCAGTCCAGCGGCGTTAGGCGGGGTGGGCGGAGTGGGCGGTTTACCCGGAGGGCCAGGAGCGATCAAGCAGATGGAATCCCTCATGAACAGAAACTGCTCCGACCTCATGAGATCTTTGGCAGCAAAATATAACAACAGCAACCCTAACGA TTACTTCAGCAGCCCCAACAACGGTTTTCTGCGGAGTCCGCTAGGGGGACTAACAGGATTCAAACCTGGATCAGCCCCCTTCTTGGGGGTTCCAGCGCCCCCAACGTCCTCTGGTCCAGTCAAGGATACTGCGGACAAAAAAGTCGACAATGTTCCTGTCTCAACGACTTCGGCGCCAGGAGGGATGCCGCCCATGCCCCACCCGGGGGCGCCTCCCATGTTTCCTGGGACGGGCATTCCCGGTTTCCCCGCATTCCCACTCGTCGAAATCTCCTCCAGTCAAGTTCTCCTCAATATGGTCCGGAACGCCTCGGCGGCACAACAGTCGCAATTGGAGAACTACTTGAGAGGGGCCATGAAGCGGCCGGCTGACGCGCCCACCTCCCCTCTCGACCTCTCCGCCTCAGTCACCACCAAGAGACCTCGCACAGATCCTCCCAAGTCCTTCGACGTCAAAACCTTATTCGGTctccagcaggaggaggagaagaagaccgAACCCAAAAGTCACACCACAACGACCACCCGGTCGCCCACGCCTCCCAAGCCGAGGCCCACGCCTTCGCCGGGCAATCACAAATCACCCACGCCATGTTCGGATAAGAACTGCCCTTCGCTGGAGACCATCGGTCACTGGACGGTGGATGATGTGTGCTCCTTCGTCGCTAGTATAGAGCTGTGCTCAGAATATGCAGAG GCATTCCGTGAGCAGCGCATCGACGGCTCCGCGCTCCCTCTGCTGACGGAGGAGCACCTCACCTCCAGTATCAACATGAAGCTCGGTCCCGCCCTCAAACTGCGGTCTGTTCTCGCCCGGCGGCTGGGCGCATGCAATGTCTGCCTCCACTGCGATCACTGTCACACGCAGACGCAGGAACGAAGGCCTGGATCGGCCTCTTCGGGGCAATAA
- the LOC135212164 gene encoding nascent polypeptide-associated complex subunit alpha, muscle-specific form-like isoform X1, translating to MRAMTDLDTSAAVVWPKWCYSSKSAWYHSRNQGESEGAQDLALNNNNTPITKDKEHAAAAAAANAAAAAAYGAKGRKKIRREVPNGIRPEEKMHSDSTNDVKSERLSPDPGSDAPTAAHATPSPSVSPKSPASHRTRTPSFPGTPPNPAFTPPAALPTAYDRFSPAALGGVGGVGGLPGGPGAIKQMESLMNRNCSDLMRSLAAKYNNSNPNDYFSSPNNGFLRSPLGGLTGFKPGSAPFLGVPAPPTSSGPVKDTADKKVDNVPVSTTSAPGGMPPMPHPGAPPMFPGTGIPGFPAFPLVEISSSQVLLNMVRNASAAQQSQLENYLRGAMKRPADAPTSPLDLSASVTTKRPRTDPPKSFDVKTLFGLQQEEEKKTEPKSHTTTTTRSPTPPKPRPTPSPGNHKSPTPCSDKNCPSLETIGHWTVDDVCSFVASIELCSEYAEAFREQRIDGSALPLLTEEHLTSSINMKLGPALKLRSVLARRLGACNVCLHCDHCHTQTQERRPGSASSGQ from the exons GCAACCAAGGAGAGAGTGAGGGCGCCCAGGACCTGgctctcaacaacaacaacacgccCATCACTAAAGACAAAGAACACGCTGCGGCTGCAGCTGCCGCCAACGCCGCCGCCGCCGCAGCGTACGGAGCCAAGGGCCGGAAGAAGATCCGAAGGGAGGTGCCGAACGGCATCCGACCGGAGGAGAAGATGCACTCGGACTCCACGAACGACGTCAAATCGGAAAGACTGTCACCTGACCCGGGGAGCGACGCCCCCACCGCTGCCCATGCGACTCCGAGCCCGTCGGTGTCCCCCAAGTCGCCCGCCTCTCACCGCACCCGAACCCCGTCGTTCCCTGGCACGCCCCCAAATCCAGCCTTTACACCACCTGCCGCCCTCCCTACCGCCTACGACCGATTCAGTCCAGCGGCGTTAGGCGGGGTGGGCGGAGTGGGCGGTTTACCCGGAGGGCCAGGAGCGATCAAGCAGATGGAATCCCTCATGAACAGAAACTGCTCCGACCTCATGAGATCTTTGGCAGCAAAATATAACAACAGCAACCCTAACGA TTACTTCAGCAGCCCCAACAACGGTTTTCTGCGGAGTCCGCTAGGGGGACTAACAGGATTCAAACCTGGATCAGCCCCCTTCTTGGGGGTTCCAGCGCCCCCAACGTCCTCTGGTCCAGTCAAGGATACTGCGGACAAAAAAGTCGACAATGTTCCTGTCTCAACGACTTCGGCGCCAGGAGGGATGCCGCCCATGCCCCACCCGGGGGCGCCTCCCATGTTTCCTGGGACGGGCATTCCCGGTTTCCCCGCATTCCCACTCGTCGAAATCTCCTCCAGTCAAGTTCTCCTCAATATGGTCCGGAACGCCTCGGCGGCACAACAGTCGCAATTGGAGAACTACTTGAGAGGGGCCATGAAGCGGCCGGCTGACGCGCCCACCTCCCCTCTCGACCTCTCCGCCTCAGTCACCACCAAGAGACCTCGCACAGATCCTCCCAAGTCCTTCGACGTCAAAACCTTATTCGGTctccagcaggaggaggagaagaagaccgAACCCAAAAGTCACACCACAACGACCACCCGGTCGCCCACGCCTCCCAAGCCGAGGCCCACGCCTTCGCCGGGCAATCACAAATCACCCACGCCATGTTCGGATAAGAACTGCCCTTCGCTGGAGACCATCGGTCACTGGACGGTGGATGATGTGTGCTCCTTCGTCGCTAGTATAGAGCTGTGCTCAGAATATGCAGAG GCATTCCGTGAGCAGCGCATCGACGGCTCCGCGCTCCCTCTGCTGACGGAGGAGCACCTCACCTCCAGTATCAACATGAAGCTCGGTCCCGCCCTCAAACTGCGGTCTGTTCTCGCCCGGCGGCTGGGCGCATGCAATGTCTGCCTCCACTGCGATCACTGTCACACGCAGACGCAGGAACGAAGGCCTGGATCGGCCTCTTCGGGGCAATAA